One window of the Xiphophorus couchianus chromosome 12, X_couchianus-1.0, whole genome shotgun sequence genome contains the following:
- the mpeg1.1 gene encoding macrophage expressed 1, tandem duplicate 1 has protein sequence MKSALTLLAALTFFQICCSGPVSRPTNWLRQCRASTNISLTALEVLPGGGWDNLRNMDMGRVMNLSYFQCQTTEDGLYLIPDEVFVIPQKQTGVETNSEIISSWLEQKSTTSHSINADASFFSVLNGKFSFENTRMKSHQVKDSSTTARVQVRNFIYTVKAYPDFTLDSRFAQQVKEIVDAIANNQTRNAEYLSEKMVLDYGTHVITSVDAGASLVQEDYLRSSYVSDSSSDTSTVKAQAGLNFFDKLKFDISSQSSQQSSSLNTYQSNIQYSLIQSHGGIPFYPGITLQKWQENTRNNLVSIDRSGFPIHYFINSNTFPDLPQPTVGKVAHTVSMAIERYYKVNTRPGCVDIGSKNFNFQANVDDDSCEGPATNLSFGGVYQQCTKLTKDADPLCETLAQKNIATGDYSCRSPYTPTLLRSEVRQQGYTENYCIDISYGCGFLWLSTCHRKNCQNLYRVRSARINTYWCSVNGKAPENSGYLFGGIYGTSFENPVTKSKSCPANFIPVKFLSDGQMICLSDDYETGTRYSIPFGGLFSCESGNPLAKNQRRCPPKFSQHLATVSDGCEILYCVQSGLFTGGDLKPILLPPFTKSPLVSMQATNTVMVMTEGEQSWVRVGPTKSWKLVKPEEMPDLIRKFNPEMNQMSSGEKAGVAFLVMGLIALVVVVAVIVRRKRRYSRSRSGGYEEIAEEPERETTQEEA, from the exons ATGAAGTCTGCCCTGACACTTCTTGCTGCTCttactttttttcaaatctgcTGCTCTGGTCCCGTGAGCCGTCCGACCAACTGGCTCAGACAATGCCGGGCCTCCACCAACATTTCCCTCACAGCCCTGGAAGTCCTGCCAGGAGGAGGCTGGGACAACCTCCGGAACATGGACATGGGCCGAGTGATGAACCTCAGCTACTTCCAGTGCCAAACCACCGAGGACGGACTTTACCTCATTCCAGATGAGGTGTTTGTCATCCCTCAGAAGCAGACAGGTGTGGAGACCAACTCAGAGATAATCAGCTCCTGGCTGGAGCAGAAAAGCACCACATCTCACTCCATCAATGCTGATGCATCGTTTTTCTCAGTTCTGAATGGCAAGTTTTCCTTTGAGAACACAAGGATGAAATCACATCAGGTCAAGGATTCTTCGACTACAGCCAGAGTACag GTTCGCAACTTCATCTACACCGTCAAAGCTTACCCAGACTTCACTTTGGATTCTCGCTTTGCTCAGCAAGTCAAAGAAATTGTTGATGCAATTGCAAACAATCAGACAAGGAATGCAGAGTACCTTTCAGAGAAGATGGTGCTGGACTATGGAACCCATGTTATCACCAGTGTAGATGCCGGGGCATCTCTGGTGCAGGAAGACTATCTCCGTTCCTCTTATGTGTCAGACAGTTCTTCAGATACCTCCACTGTTAAAGCTCAGGCTGGGTTAAACTTTTTTGACAAACTAAAATTTGATATCAGCAGTCAGTCTAGCCAACAAAGCTCATCACTTAATACATACCAGTCCAATATTCAGTACTCCCTCATCCAAAGCCATGGGGGCATACCTTTTTATCCTGGAATCACTTTGCAGAAGTGGCAAGAAAATACCAGGAATAATCTGGTTTCTATTGATCGTTCTGGGTTCCCCATCCACTATTTTATAAACTCAAATACTTTTCCTGATCTGCCACAGCCTACAGTTGGCAAAGTGGCTCATACAGTGAGCATGGCAATAGAACGCTACTACAAGGTCAACACCCGCCCTGGTTGTGTGGACATTGGTTCCAAGAACTTCAACTTTCAGGCTAACGTTGATGACGACTCATGCGAGGGTCCAGCCACCAACCTTAGTTTTGGAGGAGTCTACCAGCAGTGTACAAAACTTACCAAAGATGCAGATCCACTTTGCGAAACCCTTGCCCAGAAAAATATTGCAACAGGTGATTACTCCTGTCGCTCACCTTACACCCCAACTTTATTACGATCAGAAGTGAGACAGCAGGGTTACACAGAAAATTACTGCATTGACATTAGCTATGGATGTGGGTTTTTGTGGTTGTCCACTTGTCATCGGAAAAACTGTCAAAATCTCTATCGTGTTCGCTCTGCTCGAATAAATACGTACTGGTGCTCTGTCAATGGAAAAGCTCCAGAAAACTCAGGGTATCTGTTTGGAGGAATCTACGGCACCTCTTTCGAGAACCCCGTCACCAAGTCCAAAAGCTGCCCTGCAAACTTCATTCCAGTGAAGTTTCTATCAGATGGCCAAATGATCTGCTTGAGTGATGACTATGAGACTGGCACCAGATACTCCATCCCATTTGGAGGTCTCTTCAGCTGTGAGTCTGGTAACCCACTGGCTAAAAACCAACGTAGATGCCCTCCCAAATTCAGCCAACACCTCGCCACAGTTAGCGATGGCTGTGAAATTCTTTACTGCGTCCAGTCTGGCCTGTTTACAGGGGGTGACCTGAAACCAATCCTCCTCCCTCCTTTTACTAAATCTCCTCTTGTGAGCATGCAAGCCACCAACACAGTTATGGTGATGACAGAAGGAGAACAGAGCTGGGTCAGGGTGGGACCCACTAAATCATGGAAACTTGTCAAACCCGAGGAAATGCCAGACCTCATTCGAAAGTTCAACCCAGAAATGAATCAGATGTCAAGTGGGGAAAAGGCAGGAGTGGCATTTTTAGTGATGGGTTTGATAGCGTTGGTGGTCGTAGTGGCAGTGATTGTTAGGAGAAAGAGGAGGTACTCTCGATCTAGGTCAGGTGGATATGAGGAAATAGCTGAAGAGCCAGAGAGGGAGACAACCCAGGAGGAGGCGTAA